The Psychrobacter sp. 28M-43 genome segment CGCCGTGCAGGTCTCGATTATCATGAATACGCGCATTTGCAAGTGCATGACAACTGGACGGCTGCAAGGCAAGCGCTAAAAGCCGCTGACTGCCATGTGGTTACGGCATTGACAACCAAGCTAAGCAAACCGTTTTATGATTATGACTTTGGTAAAAACTCGGACTCTGAAGCATCTGATAAGGCTGCTATGCCCAATATCGCGTTAGTCTTTGGTTCTGAAACAGCAGGTCTGGCAGATGATATACGTGACGATATCGGTGCTGATAACTGGCTAAGACTGCCCATGCTAGCTGACTCGCGTAGTTTAAACTTATCAAATAGCGTAGCCATTTGTCTGTACGAGATATGGCGACAGCAAGGGTTTACGGGCGATGAAGGTCGTAGCGTTGGTTATGAGACATTGACAGTCTATGACCCAAAATAGCTATTTGTTTAAACAATAGCTATAGACTTAAAAATATTTTCGTACTCAATGAGCAGTAAAATATTAGATACTGCTCATGTACATATGATGAGTTTCTAGTGCGCCATCGATTGTATCTTATCGTCTATAAAGTACTTATAAACAGTTTGGTGGTTTGGGTAATCCTGCCAAGCGATTGACATGACGCGCAACCAAACCTGTATTAAACAACTGCTGTAGCTTTTGATTGCTAATATCGAGTTCTGGCAAAGTCTTTTGTAGCCATTTGATTAGTGGACGGGTTGCTGGCGCGTGATTAAATTTGTCAAAAAACGCGCGCACTTGTTGCAAAACTTCTAAATGCTCGTCGCTCAGATTGACCTCTAATGTGTCTGCCAATTGCTGCGCGATAACAGGTGTCCAAATCGTATGGTCACATAGATGGCCGTCTTGATCCAATTCGATATCAGCCGCTGATAACGCAGCGTTGTGAGTAGTCATGTCATTACTCATAAGGCAATCGTCACTACTTTATCAAACTGAATGCTCTGAGTCAGATTCACCCATTCTGCGTCGTTTAAAATAGCAGTCAACTTAGTCTCTAAATTAAGCTTGCCAGTTGTATTTGCCGTGAGCTGTTCGATGTCATCTGCCAATGCGTAAATACCAGCAATACCATCTATATCGCTATCATTTAAATAAGCATTGAGCCAATCGATAAAAGCAGGAGTGCTGCCAAGCAGAATGATACTATCACCTGTGCGCCAAGTGCGAGACATCTCTTCGGTGCTGCGTCTAAGGGTAGCCATCGTGCTATGCAATTGATATAAAGTTGCCATAAAGGTGTCCGATTACGTGCTTTATTATTTTATAAATCTAAGTAATATAGTGATTTAAAAGGTAAGTATCTGCTCAAAGTCTTGCGAGTTGATGATCTCAGGCACGAGTGTGAGCTGTGATGCAAGATCTGTCGGCAACATACCAGTGACCCAGCCACTAAAGACATCATCAGGTAGCCAAGCTGCAGGCATATCGTAAAGCTCAAGTGATTGAATCATGCCATGCAGCCGCGAGTCAGATTGCATCAATAAGCCGAAGACAGGCGCATCTAAGAACAATTGCACCTCATGACCAAATGTCGCTAAAGTTAGCGCGAGCGCACAACCTTCGTAGCTTGCTGCTTCAGTGGGCGTGTGCAGCTGAATTAATAATCTCATTATGTATTCCTAAAAATAGTTACCGCTACCAGTGATCTCAATAGACAGACTATCAAACGACATGCTATCAAACGACACACTATCAAAATTGTATCACACGACAGTTATCCTGCATCATCATCGCAAGCTCACTGAGTCCCACTAAGGTAAACCCCGTCGCAAGATTGGTACCGTCAAGCTGATGACGTGAGCTGTTGTCTACATCACTCACACCGCGGCTAAGTGCTGTACTGACACAGACAGGCAGGGGTAATTGATGCTGCTCAGCCAAAGACTGCCATTCTTTGGTCAAGTCTAATTGATCGGCTGACTGCCAACGCAAGCGATTGGCTATGTGAGCCGAGTCGCCATAAAAGAAGACATTGAGCAGGGATTGTTCAGAGGTAGCATTATCGCTGCTGCCTGTACCTGTACTATTAGTGTCATTGTTATCAATATCATGACTATTCGCTGCGTTCTTCAGGTAGGCGCGTGCATAGCGTAACGCCAAGCGTGCCAATGGGTGACTAGGGTCAGCAGTAATCAGTAGTAACGGGGGAGTGGTCGTCATAGGGCGCGGTATCACATATTGTAAATAAGAGTTTAAAAATTATGGCCGAGTTGCTATAAATGCTTTGTATAAAGTAATTTGGTCGTTATTATTATAGTGCTTGTGTGCAAATTTGCGTGACAGAAAACAGAATTTATACTGATAATGCGACGTACAGCGGATCATACTGTCACATCAAATATCGTTATGTCATAAAAGAGCGGTGCGTCGTCTCTATCAAAGATGTTTATGCTAACATAAAGCGCCGCAAACCAAATAGAGTCACTGTTATTTAACGTGGTTTTATCTCAAGTGTAGGCACACTGAGTATTATTATTTGATGCTGTGACTGCCTCGTAAGAAAAAACAATAAACTTATGAGCTAGGTTCACGTAGTCTTACCATTCTATGTAAGGAGTTTTTGTCACTATGTTACCTGCTATGCCCTCACGTGTGAACAATGGTACAGATTATCAGCCTACCGTAGAACAACTGCAAGTCCTACAGACAGCGAGCGAGTTCGCTTATCAGATTTGGGAAAGTCGGACCGTTTCATGTCAGACGTTTTTGCGTAGCTATCCATTGAATAGTACGCTGACCCGCCAGCAAATCGATGATCTGATACAAGATTATACGCTAGATGAGAACTATCAACTCGCTGATGAAATCAAGGTCATGAGTGGTCTGCGTCACTTGCGCACGCTACTAATGATGCGCTGGATTTGGCAAGATGCCTTGCAGACGATCAGTCTGGAGCAGCTGACCGATGAGTTGTCTGAGTTTGCAGATGGCTGTATCTCTTTTGCTAAAGATTACACTTATCAGCACTTGGTTGCTAAGTATGGTGAGCCGACCTTTATCAATGAACAAGGCAATGTACAGATTGATGATATGGCGATTATGGCCATGGGTAAGCTTGGTGCGCAAGAGCTGAATTTATCAAGTGATATTGACCTAATCTTTGTACATCAAGCGCGCGGCGAGACCAATGGCAATAAGGCAAAAGGCACACGTAGCATAGACAACAAACGCTTTATGACTCGATTGGGTCAAGGCATTATTAAACTGCTTGATAACAAGACCGCTGACGGTTTTGTCTTTCGAGTAGATATGCGCTTACGTCCATGGGGTGATGGAAGTGATTTGGCCATTCATCTGTCTGCATTACAAAAATACTTTACGATGCATGGGCGGGCGTGGGAGCGTTTTGCTTGGTTAAAAGCGCGCGTAGTCGGACAAATAGACCAGCCATTTTATGAAGAGATACAAGCGCTGATTAAGCCATTTGTCTTTCGTTATTATGTGGACTACAGTGCGTTTTCAGCATTGAGAGAGATGAAGTCTCTTATCCAAAACCAAGTTGCCCAGCGTGAAGACCTGGATAATATCAAGCTTGGCGCGGGCGGCATTAGAGATATCGAGTTTATCGTACAGGCCTTTCAGCTTATCTACGGCGGCCGGCATCCACAGCTGCAAATAAAACCTTGCTTGCAGGCGATGCAAGTATTGTGTGAGCTTGGCTATCTGGAGCACTCAACTTACGAGCAGCTACAGGCCGCGTATCGGTTCTTACGCCGGCTGGAGCATGCTATTCAAGCGATTAATGATCAGCAGACCCAGCGCTTACCACACGATGAGCAATGGCAACATAATCTAGCAGTGACGCTGAATTTTGAAAACTGGTATGCCTTATTAGATCAGCTTAATCGTCATCGCGAGAGTGTCAATGTGCCGTTTGAGCGTATGGTCACTGAGCGCCAAGTACCTGATAACGAAGATACCGACCTAGAGCCAGAGCACTTAGATGAGCAAATTGCCCGTTTAAAAGAAGTGCTGACAGAAGAAAATCGCGAGTTACTACAGAACTTTTGGCAATCAAAAATGGTGGCTAACTTAAGTGATGAGGCCAGAGAGCGTTTAGACGACGCATATCCTGTCATTGTCCATGCGTTGTTAGCGCATCAAGAACAGCAGCAACTTGCCAATACTGCTTTACCAAGATTGATCTCACTGCTTGAAGCGATTTGCCGTCGTTCTATCTATTTGGTCATGATTGCTGAAAACCCCAATGCAACGATTGAGCTGATTCCAATGCTATCTGCCAGCCCGTGGATCGCAAAAGAGTTGGCTCAGTATCCTGTATTATTAGACACATTTTTGCAGCAGCGTTATCGTCATCTGCCAGATAAGCGTGAGCTGCGTGATATCTTGCGCCAACAGTTGCTACGCGTCGAGCCTAACGATGAAGAAGAGCTGTTAAGCGTCCTACGTCTGTTTAAAAAGAATCAAGTGTTGGCGGTCGCTGCTAGTGATGTATTGGCTGAGCGTCCGATTATGAAAGTGTCAGATTCATTGACTTACATCGCTGAGGTCGTATTAGAAGCCGCATTGGAGCGCGCTTTTGCAGAGATTGTTAACCGTTATGGGTATCCTATTGGCCAAGATGGCGACCCAGTCACTGAAGCGGACTGCGGCTTTGCAATTATCGGTTATGGCAAGCTTGGTGGCTTAGAGCTATCGTATTCTTCAGATTTGGACTTGGTATTCTTACACAAGATAAAAGAGCAAGGCATGACCACTGGTGAAAAATCAGTCAGTGGTATGAAGTTTGCCGCGCGTCTTGTACAAAAACTGATGAATTATCTCAATACTCAAACACGTGATGGCCGTGCCTATGAGATTGATATGCGTCTGCGACCCTCAGGAAATGCTGGCATGATGGTGGTATCTTGTCATGCGTTTGAAACCTATCAAATGGATAAAGCATGGTCGTGGGAGCATCAAGCGTTGGTACGTGCTCGTGCAATTTGCGGGGACAGACGAGTCACTGCACGCTTTTGTGATATTCGCCGCGACGTATTGTCGTTGCCACGGACACTGGATCAAGTACGTAGTGAAGTCACTAGCATGCGTATCAAAATGCAAAAACATCTAGGCACGAGCCAATGGCAGCAGGAAGCGGGCAAGTTTCATCTTAAGCAAGATGCAGGCGGGATTGTAGATATTGAGTTCTTAGCACAGTTTGCCGTATTGGCTTACTCGCATGAATATCCGAGTTTGACCAAATGGAGCGATAATGTGCGAATTTTTGCAGAAGTTGCTTTGCTTGGTATTTGGGATGACCAAGTCTGTCAGGATTTGACCGATGCCTATCTAAGGATTCGTGCTGCCACGCATCAGTTAGCACTATCAGAGCAGTCTTTGCTCGTTGATGAGTCATTGTGGCAGGAGACGCGAGCATTAGTACAGTCACAATGGCGGCATCTCATGGGTGTGGAGACAGACGACGAGTAATATCGAAACTTGTATGATTCAGGTCTTGCCGATAGTCCAAGAGACGCTTAAACTGTCATGCGTTACTATGAATAAAAGCTATCAATAAAAGCTATAAACGAAAACTATGGATAGAGTCGGTAGCTAGGAACGATATAATTAAAAACCATATAGTGCCAAACCAAAAGATTTCATTTGCCAAGACGGCCAGTGATATAATCGGTCACACATCATCATAACACTGTCAATCGTTTGTCATAATGAAGCTGTTGTTTAGGCAATAAAAATTGACGCTGCGGTGTTATCATACGATGTTGATCAATACTGTTAAATAAAACCTACCTAAAAAAAGTTAGACGTCAGTGCTAGCATAAGGACAATAAAATGAATATGGCAACACAAGATGGTAAGCTTTGGATGAATGGCACGATGATCGAACAGCCAGATGCTAAAGTTCATGTGCTTACACATAGCTTGCATTACGGTATGGCTGTGTTTGAAGGCGTGCGCGCTTACCAAACAGCGGATAATCGTACCGCTATTTTCCGCTTAAAAGAACATACCGAGCGTCTACTTGGCTCAGCCAAAATCTTCCAAATGGACGTACCTTTTGATGCTGCCACTTTAGAGCAAGCACATAAAGATGTGGTCAAGCAAAACAACTTGGCAGAAGCTTATATTCGTCCGCTCATCTGGGTAGGTGCAGAAAAACTTGGCTTGTCTTCACGTGACAACAGCATCAATGCTATGGTTGCTGCTTGGCATTGGGGTGCTTATCTTGGTGAAGAAGGCATTAAAAATGGTATCCGTGTAAAAACGTCATCATATACGCATCACATGCCAAACGTGACTATGTGTAAGGCTAAAGCCTCTAGTAACTATCCTGTATCTATCATGGCCAACCAAGAAGTGACGCGTAATGGCTATGACGAAGCTATCTTAATGGATCCACAAGGGTTTGTATGTCAGGGCGCAGGCGAAAACTTATTCTTGGTAAAAAATGGTGAGCTACATACGCCAGACCTATCAGGTGGTGCATTAGACGGTATCACCCGCCGTACTATCTTACAGTTCGCGGCTGATCTAGGTATCAATGTCATCGAACGCCGTATCACTCGTGATGAGTTTTACTTGGCTGACGAGATATTTATGACAGGTACCGCTGCTGAAGTCACGCCTATTCGTGAATATGACGATCGTATCATCGGTAATGGTGGCCGCGGTGAGTTGACTGAAAAACTACAGACCTTATACTTTGATGTAGTCCATGGTCGTAATGAGAAATATATGGACTGGTTAAGCTTTATTGATTAATAATGCCGTTACTTTAAAGACCAAAAAGGCTGAACATAATTGTTCAGTCTTTTTTTTATGCTAATATAGCCATTATATTTATTCATACGATTAAAGTGAGCAGTCAATGCCAATAGATTCTAGTACAGACGATAATAAAAATATCAAACAAATTATTTGTATTAAATGGGGTACAAAATACGGTGCTGATTACGCCAATAAACTATATGGTATGGTATCTCGTAATATCACCCCGCCGTTTCGTTTTGTGTGTTTTACGGATGATACGACTGATGTACGTCCAGAAATAGAATGTCAAGAACTACCACCATTAGATGTTACTATGCCAACGAATACGTTAGGAAAGTGGCCTAAATCTCGTTTGTGGGGTGAAAAGCTCGGTGATTTAACAGGGACAGTATTATTTGTAGATTTGGACGTGATTATCGTTGATAGTCTCGATCCTTTCTTTGAATATGGCGAGCCAGATGATGTTATCTTGTCTTATAACCCAAGCAATCCATTAGAGCGCTTGGGGCAGACCTCTTGCTTTAGATTTCAGATAGGGTCACTTGTTTCACTCCAAGAGAAGTTCAAAGCTGATCCACAGGGTATTGCTGATGAATATCGTTTTGAGCAACGTTTTGTTACCCGCAATGCACCAGGCGGTGTAAAACTATTTCCAAAAGCTTGGGTGGCACACTTTAGACGTAAATGTCGCCAACCATTTCCGCTTAACTACATCAAAGAACCGAAGATTCCTAAAGGCGCTCGCATCGTTATCTTCCCAGGTGATTTGTATCCTACGCATGCTATTGAAGGCAGATACAATAAAAACGCCGCCAATAATGCTAAAGACCATCTAAAAAGACTTACTGAGCCTAAAAACTTGAAACGCCCATTGCGCCATTTGCGTCATTTTATCTTGCCGGTAGGATGGGTTGAGAAATATTGGAGAGAATAAGTTTCAAGCTCTGAACAATACTAATGTTTCAATGAAAATAATATTAATAGGTAAACTATAGTTCATGTCTCAGATTATCAAAAAAGTAGTATTAGTTATTAATTGCTTGCAAGGTGGGGGTGCAGAGCGCTCAGTACTTACCTTAGGGCAGGGTTTTTATGAATTGGGTTATGAAGTCCATATATTAAGATTCAAACCGCTTGTAGAGTATGATCTCAATCCCAACTTGAACTGTCATGTGATTAGATTCAAGCCTTATAAGCTAATACCGAGTAGTCAACTTCGTTATCAGTTATTTGCCGCTAAGGTTGATAG includes the following:
- a CDS encoding tRNA (cytidine(34)-2'-O)-methyltransferase, whose product is MTIHIVLVAPKMPSNTGNIIRLCANSGAQLHLVRPLGFELDDKKLRRAGLDYHEYAHLQVHDNWTAARQALKAADCHVVTALTTKLSKPFYDYDFGKNSDSEASDKAAMPNIALVFGSETAGLADDIRDDIGADNWLRLPMLADSRSLNLSNSVAICLYEIWRQQGFTGDEGRSVGYETLTVYDPK
- a CDS encoding TusE/DsrC/DsvC family sulfur relay protein; protein product: MTTHNAALSAADIELDQDGHLCDHTIWTPVIAQQLADTLEVNLSDEHLEVLQQVRAFFDKFNHAPATRPLIKWLQKTLPELDISNQKLQQLFNTGLVARHVNRLAGLPKPPNCL
- the tusD gene encoding sulfurtransferase complex subunit TusD, producing the protein MTTTPPLLLITADPSHPLARLALRYARAYLKNAANSHDIDNNDTNSTGTGSSDNATSEQSLLNVFFYGDSAHIANRLRWQSADQLDLTKEWQSLAEQHQLPLPVCVSTALSRGVSDVDNSSRHQLDGTNLATGFTLVGLSELAMMMQDNCRVIQF
- the glnE gene encoding bifunctional [glutamate--ammonia ligase]-adenylyl-L-tyrosine phosphorylase/[glutamate--ammonia-ligase] adenylyltransferase — protein: MLPAMPSRVNNGTDYQPTVEQLQVLQTASEFAYQIWESRTVSCQTFLRSYPLNSTLTRQQIDDLIQDYTLDENYQLADEIKVMSGLRHLRTLLMMRWIWQDALQTISLEQLTDELSEFADGCISFAKDYTYQHLVAKYGEPTFINEQGNVQIDDMAIMAMGKLGAQELNLSSDIDLIFVHQARGETNGNKAKGTRSIDNKRFMTRLGQGIIKLLDNKTADGFVFRVDMRLRPWGDGSDLAIHLSALQKYFTMHGRAWERFAWLKARVVGQIDQPFYEEIQALIKPFVFRYYVDYSAFSALREMKSLIQNQVAQREDLDNIKLGAGGIRDIEFIVQAFQLIYGGRHPQLQIKPCLQAMQVLCELGYLEHSTYEQLQAAYRFLRRLEHAIQAINDQQTQRLPHDEQWQHNLAVTLNFENWYALLDQLNRHRESVNVPFERMVTERQVPDNEDTDLEPEHLDEQIARLKEVLTEENRELLQNFWQSKMVANLSDEARERLDDAYPVIVHALLAHQEQQQLANTALPRLISLLEAICRRSIYLVMIAENPNATIELIPMLSASPWIAKELAQYPVLLDTFLQQRYRHLPDKRELRDILRQQLLRVEPNDEEELLSVLRLFKKNQVLAVAASDVLAERPIMKVSDSLTYIAEVVLEAALERAFAEIVNRYGYPIGQDGDPVTEADCGFAIIGYGKLGGLELSYSSDLDLVFLHKIKEQGMTTGEKSVSGMKFAARLVQKLMNYLNTQTRDGRAYEIDMRLRPSGNAGMMVVSCHAFETYQMDKAWSWEHQALVRARAICGDRRVTARFCDIRRDVLSLPRTLDQVRSEVTSMRIKMQKHLGTSQWQQEAGKFHLKQDAGGIVDIEFLAQFAVLAYSHEYPSLTKWSDNVRIFAEVALLGIWDDQVCQDLTDAYLRIRAATHQLALSEQSLLVDESLWQETRALVQSQWRHLMGVETDDE
- a CDS encoding branched-chain amino acid transaminase → MNMATQDGKLWMNGTMIEQPDAKVHVLTHSLHYGMAVFEGVRAYQTADNRTAIFRLKEHTERLLGSAKIFQMDVPFDAATLEQAHKDVVKQNNLAEAYIRPLIWVGAEKLGLSSRDNSINAMVAAWHWGAYLGEEGIKNGIRVKTSSYTHHMPNVTMCKAKASSNYPVSIMANQEVTRNGYDEAILMDPQGFVCQGAGENLFLVKNGELHTPDLSGGALDGITRRTILQFAADLGINVIERRITRDEFYLADEIFMTGTAAEVTPIREYDDRIIGNGGRGELTEKLQTLYFDVVHGRNEKYMDWLSFID
- a CDS encoding glycosyl transferase → MPIDSSTDDNKNIKQIICIKWGTKYGADYANKLYGMVSRNITPPFRFVCFTDDTTDVRPEIECQELPPLDVTMPTNTLGKWPKSRLWGEKLGDLTGTVLFVDLDVIIVDSLDPFFEYGEPDDVILSYNPSNPLERLGQTSCFRFQIGSLVSLQEKFKADPQGIADEYRFEQRFVTRNAPGGVKLFPKAWVAHFRRKCRQPFPLNYIKEPKIPKGARIVIFPGDLYPTHAIEGRYNKNAANNAKDHLKRLTEPKNLKRPLRHLRHFILPVGWVEKYWRE